The Methanolacinia petrolearia DSM 11571 genome has a segment encoding these proteins:
- a CDS encoding pyruvoyl-dependent arginine decarboxylase: protein MTGQFVPKKVFFTSGCGSHEDKLTSFEMALRRASIECYNLVEVSSILPPKCQIISRSAGIKELFPGSVVFTVLSRLSSKEPSRRITASVGCAIPEKPETNWGYFTEYHTYDETKEEAGDYAEKIAENMFKSVWQKVPAKTMNITESAIVDADGLWTTVVAAAVFLME from the coding sequence ATGACCGGACAATTTGTACCAAAGAAGGTGTTTTTCACCTCCGGATGCGGGAGTCATGAGGACAAGCTGACTTCCTTCGAGATGGCCCTCCGCCGGGCCTCGATAGAGTGCTATAATCTTGTCGAAGTAAGTTCGATTTTACCGCCGAAATGCCAAATCATATCCCGGAGTGCGGGTATCAAAGAGCTTTTTCCCGGCAGTGTGGTCTTCACCGTCCTGTCACGGCTTTCGTCCAAAGAGCCTTCGCGGAGGATCACGGCGTCCGTGGGATGTGCCATCCCGGAGAAGCCCGAGACGAACTGGGGATATTTTACCGAATACCACACCTACGACGAGACGAAGGAGGAGGCAGGGGATTATGCCGAGAAGATCGCGGAAAACATGTTCAAAAGCGTCTGGCAAAAGGTTCCCGCGAAAACCATGAACATAACCGAATCGGCGATCGTCGATGCCGACGGCCTCTGGACGACCGTTGTCGCTGCTGCGGTCTTTTTGATGGAATAA
- a CDS encoding type II toxin-antitoxin system RelE family toxin encodes MPGFFRIRQGRYRIGFEITEDNKIIFYRVKSREEIYSVFP; translated from the coding sequence ATGCCCGGATTTTTCAGGATTCGTCAGGGCAGGTACAGGATTGGGTTTGAAATTACAGAGGACAATAAGATTATTTTTTATCGTGTAAAAAGCAGGGAAGAGATTTATTCGGTCTTCCCGTGA
- a CDS encoding 2-oxoacid:acceptor oxidoreductase family protein — MKETEDEIEILIGGKAGEGINRAGQVIAEIMSESGYNIFMIFDHPSLIKGGHNFSVIRASKGSPGGIKRRYDIAIALDKNTINLHKDNFSKDTVVIFNSDRVKKVEGTGIPASSIVEDAAGIPIMINSCLIGAFCKSAGFEWSHVEPILRGKFPVKSDLNLKVAKSGFEHAEKKISLNRAGAGRKNDKVVSGSEAVGLGLAYGGVEGYIAYPMSPASGILHFLSSKKDEFNIKVFQPEGEIAAILMAEGMACCGSKAAVGTSGGGFCLMNEGLSFSGIAEVPIVIVNAQRQSPSTGAPTYTAQSDLPYVISAGHGEFPRIVVSPGNAEQAFVWSAKAVGLAWKFQIPVIVLTDVTLGDSLYSFDPANVVDERYDYTASVAAAGYGDYLRYKFTGDGISPAGFFTGDFGPVKINGKTHDESGISTDNPLILEKLAEKRMLKDHAIKEAMEKEDCIIRSGNEKSKTVVVSWGSNGPLCSEVCGKTGLRSVQPVVLHPFPEKQFEDLVSGYERMIVVEDNSTGQLAEIIRNHGYSVDAMILNYTGRQMTIETLEERLKEVL, encoded by the coding sequence ATGAAAGAAACTGAAGATGAGATCGAAATACTGATCGGAGGAAAGGCAGGTGAAGGAATAAACCGGGCCGGGCAGGTTATTGCCGAGATAATGTCCGAAAGCGGTTATAACATCTTCATGATATTCGATCACCCGTCTCTGATAAAAGGGGGCCACAATTTTTCAGTAATCAGGGCATCGAAAGGAAGTCCCGGCGGAATAAAAAGAAGATACGATATCGCAATTGCCCTCGATAAAAATACGATAAACCTCCATAAGGATAATTTTTCCAAGGATACAGTGGTAATATTCAACTCGGACAGGGTGAAAAAAGTGGAAGGCACGGGTATTCCTGCAAGTTCCATCGTAGAGGATGCGGCCGGAATTCCGATCATGATAAATTCATGCCTTATAGGTGCCTTCTGCAAATCCGCAGGTTTTGAATGGTCACACGTGGAGCCGATCCTAAGGGGCAAATTCCCGGTAAAAAGCGATCTGAACCTGAAAGTCGCAAAGAGCGGTTTCGAACACGCGGAAAAGAAAATATCCCTGAACCGGGCAGGCGCAGGCAGGAAAAATGATAAAGTCGTCTCGGGAAGTGAAGCCGTAGGGCTCGGGCTGGCATACGGTGGAGTCGAAGGATATATCGCATACCCCATGTCTCCTGCTTCGGGAATTCTTCATTTTCTCTCGTCCAAAAAGGATGAATTCAATATCAAAGTTTTTCAGCCCGAAGGGGAGATTGCAGCCATCCTTATGGCCGAGGGTATGGCCTGCTGCGGATCTAAAGCCGCGGTCGGAACGTCGGGAGGCGGTTTCTGCCTGATGAACGAGGGGTTGTCGTTTTCCGGCATCGCCGAAGTGCCGATCGTGATCGTCAACGCCCAGAGGCAGTCCCCGTCGACGGGTGCTCCGACATATACTGCACAGAGCGATCTTCCGTATGTAATATCCGCAGGACACGGGGAGTTTCCGCGAATCGTAGTCTCCCCCGGCAATGCGGAGCAGGCATTTGTGTGGTCTGCAAAGGCGGTCGGTCTTGCGTGGAAGTTCCAGATCCCGGTCATCGTCCTGACGGATGTAACGCTCGGCGATTCCCTTTACAGCTTTGATCCGGCTAATGTCGTAGATGAAAGATATGATTATACCGCATCCGTTGCCGCCGCAGGTTACGGAGATTACCTCAGGTACAAATTCACAGGCGACGGAATATCTCCGGCCGGGTTTTTCACCGGGGATTTCGGGCCTGTAAAGATCAACGGCAAAACTCATGACGAATCGGGAATTTCAACGGACAATCCTTTGATCCTGGAAAAGCTTGCCGAAAAACGGATGCTGAAAGACCATGCCATAAAAGAGGCGATGGAGAAAGAAGACTGCATCATCAGGTCCGGGAACGAGAAGTCGAAAACCGTCGTCGTCTCCTGGGGCTCCAACGGTCCGCTCTGCAGCGAGGTATGCGGGAAGACGGGGCTGAGATCGGTCCAGCCTGTGGTGCTTCACCCCTTCCCTGAGAAGCAGTTCGAAGATTTGGTCTCGGGTTACGAACGCATGATCGTCGTCGAGGACAATTCAACCGGGCAGCTTGCAGAGATCATAAGAAACCACGGGTATTCCGTCGACGCTATGATCCTGAATTACACCGGGAGGCAGATGACGATCGAAACGCTTGAAGAACGGCTTAAGGAGGTGCTGTGA
- a CDS encoding DUF7504 family protein: MKSLLDEISENHLILVLSEPLELKKRNIEIIKDVTSEGFTVIVLTTNNPYSILVKDYQKEGIDTEKVFYIDAITRYAIGKEAEDSKNCIFVSSPSDLTSMGIAVSKVLKETKNNKVCVLLNTVNSMLIYITPENLIKFIHFIASKLRIFDMSGIFLAVEKGIDPPTLVQLQSFIDDVIDGEN; the protein is encoded by the coding sequence ATGAAAAGTTTACTTGACGAAATATCGGAAAACCACCTGATCCTTGTCCTGTCCGAGCCCCTGGAGCTGAAAAAGAGGAACATTGAGATAATAAAAGATGTCACAAGCGAAGGTTTCACTGTTATCGTGTTAACGACAAACAATCCGTATTCCATTCTGGTAAAAGATTACCAGAAAGAAGGTATCGATACTGAAAAGGTATTCTATATCGATGCAATCACCAGGTACGCAATAGGAAAAGAGGCTGAAGATTCCAAAAACTGTATATTTGTAAGTTCTCCCTCGGACCTGACTTCCATGGGGATTGCCGTATCGAAAGTCCTGAAAGAAACTAAAAACAACAAAGTATGCGTTCTCCTGAATACGGTAAACAGTATGCTTATCTACATTACACCTGAAAATTTGATTAAATTCATTCATTTCATCGCCAGCAAATTAAGAATCTTTGATATGTCGGGGATCTTTCTCGCGGTTGAAAAAGGGATAGATCCTCCGACTCTGGTACAGCTTCAGAGTTTTATCGATGATGTAATAGACGGAGAAAACTAA
- a CDS encoding ferritin, translating to MAINQRMEQALNDQIKWELYSSYLYLSMSSWYESEGLKGFAQWEYVQAQEERDHAIKIYRYVISRGGRVVLQPIDAPQSEWASPLAAFRHSLEHEQNVTKMIYNLVDIATEEKDHATSNMLQWFVDEQVEEEDDAGQIVDQLEKIEKTDNLSLLYTLDKELGTRVYVPLQPTTAPGQQ from the coding sequence ATGGCTATAAATCAAAGAATGGAACAGGCATTGAACGACCAGATCAAGTGGGAGCTTTACTCATCGTATCTCTACCTGTCGATGTCATCATGGTATGAATCGGAAGGGCTGAAAGGATTTGCACAGTGGGAATATGTCCAGGCACAGGAGGAGAGGGATCATGCAATCAAGATCTACAGGTATGTCATATCGAGGGGCGGAAGAGTTGTCCTCCAGCCGATCGATGCCCCTCAGTCTGAATGGGCCTCTCCGCTTGCAGCCTTCAGGCATTCGCTCGAACACGAGCAGAATGTTACGAAGATGATCTACAACCTCGTTGATATTGCAACCGAGGAGAAGGACCATGCCACAAGCAACATGCTCCAGTGGTTCGTCGACGAGCAGGTCGAAGAAGAGGACGATGCAGGGCAAATCGTCGATCAGCTTGAAAAGATTGAAAAGACCGACAACCTCTCGCTGCTCTATACTCTCGACAAGGAACTCGGGACAAGGGTCTATGTACCCCTCCAGCCCACAACAGCCCCCGGCCAGCAGTAA
- a CDS encoding MFS transporter has translation MEGRGNRDYPVKWLIFTVGLGVFIGSFNISLLNVSLPSIALYFDSNLSTVSWALVIYLVVLSGTILAFGRLADIKGVKKIFISGFAVFTAGTFLCGFSPGIHFLIFFRMVQAVGGAMLSATAPVIIVNFLPKEEKGFGLGIIATLATTGIALGAVAGGIITSFAGWQYIFFFCVPIGIAGMLLAYRFIPKITPGTKVWSFDIPGTFFMVLGISTLLLGLNKGREFGWTSTPIVAVFVLSAIFWIAFVVWENRASEPVLDFRLFGNNSFVLANVSGFMIKTVFTGIILIFTLYFEIVKGFDLALVGLLLLIPATVSMIVAPFAGKVSDKVGSKMLCTSGCLTVTMVFLIFSLFAGIMGYIFSALALAVFGFSMGIFLTPNRKLILGHSPPDKKGVSSGIMKTFGNFGSALGIVVFGTALEEIIGISGGEMYMAPVQPVPEFMVTGFTYTFAIALMICLATTVLTFFVKEPEQEL, from the coding sequence ATGGAGGGGCGAGGTAACCGGGACTATCCCGTGAAATGGCTGATCTTCACCGTCGGTCTCGGGGTATTTATCGGTTCGTTCAATATCAGTCTCCTGAATGTCTCACTTCCTTCGATTGCACTGTATTTCGATTCGAATCTGAGCACGGTCTCGTGGGCTCTGGTAATCTATCTCGTCGTCCTGTCGGGAACGATTCTTGCATTCGGGAGACTTGCCGATATCAAAGGCGTAAAAAAGATATTCATCTCGGGATTTGCCGTATTTACTGCCGGAACATTTCTGTGTGGTTTTTCTCCCGGAATACATTTTCTTATCTTTTTCAGGATGGTCCAGGCGGTTGGAGGAGCGATGCTTTCCGCGACGGCTCCGGTGATTATCGTGAATTTCCTCCCGAAAGAAGAGAAGGGTTTTGGCCTGGGTATAATCGCCACGCTTGCAACTACCGGGATTGCACTCGGGGCTGTTGCAGGGGGGATTATAACCTCATTCGCCGGATGGCAGTACATCTTCTTCTTTTGCGTCCCGATAGGTATTGCCGGAATGCTGCTCGCCTACAGGTTTATTCCGAAGATAACACCGGGGACGAAGGTCTGGTCTTTCGACATTCCCGGGACGTTCTTCATGGTTCTCGGGATCTCTACTCTTCTTCTCGGCCTGAACAAGGGACGGGAGTTCGGCTGGACATCGACACCGATTGTGGCCGTATTCGTTCTTTCGGCTATATTCTGGATTGCCTTTGTCGTGTGGGAGAATCGTGCCAGTGAGCCGGTTCTCGACTTCAGGCTTTTCGGCAACAATTCGTTCGTCCTTGCGAATGTCTCCGGTTTTATGATAAAAACCGTATTCACCGGGATAATACTGATCTTTACGCTGTATTTCGAGATCGTCAAGGGCTTCGATCTTGCCCTTGTCGGGCTTCTCCTTCTGATCCCTGCAACGGTTTCGATGATTGTCGCACCGTTCGCAGGGAAGGTGTCGGATAAAGTCGGCTCGAAGATGTTATGCACCTCCGGATGCCTGACCGTAACAATGGTCTTCCTGATCTTTTCGTTGTTTGCCGGTATTATGGGATACATTTTTTCAGCTCTCGCACTTGCGGTATTCGGCTTTTCGATGGGAATTTTCCTGACCCCCAACCGGAAACTGATACTCGGGCACAGTCCGCCCGACAAGAAAGGGGTGTCCTCCGGGATAATGAAGACCTTCGGGAACTTCGGCTCGGCTCTCGGGATCGTCGTATTCGGGACGGCGCTCGAAGAGATCATCGGCATCTCCGGCGGCGAGATGTACATGGCCCCCGTCCAGCCGGTCCCGGAGTTCATGGTTACCGGATTTACCTACACCTTCGCCATTGCGCTCATGATCTGCCTCGCTACGACGGTTCTGACATTCTTTGTAAAAGAGCCCGAACAGGAGCTATAA
- a CDS encoding sensor histidine kinase, translated as MKVDQNEACFSISNNYSDTEIIRIFVIACFILLSVLVSVLAFNIPETQWNYPGIFIIPQIYYIPILLISLWYPKKGMQASVLLIAGFLGVSSYYYYMGLPVDPFIAGLNVAMIIWVVITTTYLAESSGLVNIKYRAFFRNAGAGMLIFDINNFRILDANEKAKEILGVHDDEIIGKKIESLIDMDDLEPEMFYDIDNKKFELYSGNGKRTISLSSHFNDSLGHIECTILDITEQETEKKNAKEIKMKMLEFLRSSSDLIFVLDLNGIIKSFDLQTAGDYDIKTSDYIGKPVEQFIPEDSKIKFSRYFEEVIDTGCTTTFETKISIKGENKTLLIIIGAITSAGKTEEVLVALHEIGNNLPDKEELILEFEKRRWANFINTAAHELRTPLQPILGYLHLLTDKDYQAEMSPEVASIIEKCLLSTERECEIVEKILEAGLSESFKINLNVEEIELKQLVEEILNINKIRCNAEVIVDLSDSVRFNADRDRIYQVFEGIILNAVKYNSDPKKVSISYREDDSNHIISISDNGIGIPPDSVNDIFEPFFIRNSSDLVRGTGRIGLGLSIAKRYISLHKGDIRVQSVPGEGSTFTVILPKKI; from the coding sequence ATGAAAGTTGATCAAAACGAAGCCTGTTTCAGTATATCCAATAATTATTCAGATACAGAAATTATCAGGATCTTCGTTATAGCCTGCTTCATTCTTTTGTCGGTATTAGTAAGTGTCCTTGCATTCAATATACCGGAAACGCAATGGAATTACCCGGGGATATTTATCATTCCGCAGATCTATTATATTCCCATACTCCTGATATCCCTGTGGTATCCGAAAAAGGGGATGCAGGCGTCAGTATTATTAATTGCCGGATTTTTAGGCGTTTCATCATATTACTATTACATGGGTCTCCCGGTAGATCCCTTCATTGCCGGCCTTAATGTCGCCATGATCATATGGGTAGTGATAACAACCACGTACCTGGCAGAATCTTCAGGACTTGTAAATATTAAATACCGGGCTTTTTTCAGGAATGCAGGAGCAGGGATGCTTATATTTGATATAAACAATTTCAGGATTCTCGATGCCAATGAAAAAGCCAAAGAGATCCTTGGAGTTCATGATGACGAGATAATCGGAAAAAAGATTGAATCCCTGATCGATATGGATGACCTGGAACCTGAAATGTTCTATGACATTGACAATAAAAAATTCGAACTTTATTCAGGGAACGGAAAAAGAACAATCTCCCTCTCATCGCATTTCAATGATTCACTGGGCCATATAGAGTGTACTATCCTGGACATAACTGAGCAGGAAACAGAAAAAAAGAATGCAAAAGAGATTAAGATGAAGATGCTTGAATTTTTAAGATCTTCCAGTGATCTCATATTTGTCCTGGATCTCAACGGAATTATAAAATCTTTCGACTTGCAGACTGCCGGGGATTATGATATAAAAACGTCGGATTATATCGGGAAACCGGTGGAACAATTTATCCCGGAAGATTCAAAGATAAAATTTTCCAGGTATTTTGAGGAAGTCATCGACACAGGCTGCACAACCACCTTTGAGACGAAGATCAGCATAAAAGGTGAAAATAAGACATTACTGATAATAATAGGAGCAATTACATCCGCCGGAAAGACTGAAGAAGTTCTCGTCGCATTGCATGAAATAGGGAACAACCTCCCCGACAAGGAAGAACTTATTCTTGAGTTTGAAAAGAGAAGATGGGCAAATTTCATCAACACTGCTGCACATGAACTGAGAACGCCGCTCCAGCCCATTTTAGGCTACCTGCACCTGCTTACGGATAAGGATTACCAGGCAGAGATGAGCCCTGAGGTTGCATCCATAATTGAAAAGTGCCTTTTAAGTACTGAAAGAGAATGCGAAATTGTAGAAAAAATACTGGAAGCCGGACTCTCCGAATCATTTAAAATAAACCTGAATGTTGAAGAGATTGAATTAAAACAGCTTGTTGAAGAGATACTGAATATTAACAAAATTCGTTGCAATGCCGAAGTAATTGTCGATCTCAGCGATTCCGTGAGATTCAATGCAGACAGAGATCGAATATATCAGGTCTTTGAAGGTATTATTTTAAACGCGGTGAAGTATAATTCGGATCCCAAAAAAGTGTCAATCAGCTACAGGGAAGACGATTCGAACCATATTATCAGCATTTCGGATAACGGAATCGGAATCCCGCCGGACTCGGTAAATGATATCTTCGAACCGTTTTTTATAAGAAATTCTTCGGACCTCGTCAGGGGAACGGGAAGAATCGGCCTCGGGCTTTCAATTGCGAAGAGATATATCTCCCTTCATAAAGGTGATATCAGAGTTCAGAGTGTTCCGGGTGAAGGAAGCACATTCACTGTAATCCTGCCGAAAAAAATATGA
- a CDS encoding 2,5-diamino-6-(ribosylamino)-4(3H)-pyrimidinone 5'-phosphate reductase, producing MFPYVTVNLAMSADGKLSTIERKQVKISGQDDFRRVDILKAENDAIMVGIGTVLADDPSLTVKSPELKEKRLSSGRDENPVRIIVDSKARTPCSAEILHKGPGRRIIAVSKSADPKKIDELGKYAEIVQAGDERVDLRIFLAKIAEMGIETLMVEGGGSLIWSLFEDDLVDEYYTCIGNVIIGGASAPTPADGTGFIRENEFTKLEIASMEKIDSGVLLKWKIIKN from the coding sequence ATGTTTCCCTATGTCACAGTAAATCTTGCAATGAGCGCAGACGGCAAACTCTCTACTATTGAGCGAAAACAGGTGAAGATCTCCGGGCAGGATGATTTCAGGCGGGTAGATATTCTGAAGGCGGAAAACGATGCAATTATGGTCGGGATTGGAACCGTGCTTGCAGATGATCCGTCGCTTACTGTTAAATCACCGGAGTTAAAGGAAAAACGCCTTTCTTCCGGAAGGGATGAGAATCCCGTCAGGATAATCGTCGACAGCAAAGCGAGAACTCCATGCAGTGCAGAAATATTGCATAAAGGTCCGGGGAGGAGAATAATTGCGGTATCCAAATCTGCAGATCCGAAAAAGATTGATGAACTCGGAAAATATGCGGAGATAGTTCAGGCAGGTGACGAAAGGGTGGATCTCAGGATTTTCCTCGCAAAAATTGCCGAAATGGGTATTGAAACACTGATGGTCGAGGGCGGAGGGAGCCTGATCTGGTCGCTGTTCGAAGATGACCTGGTCGATGAATACTATACATGCATAGGGAACGTAATTATCGGGGGAGCATCGGCGCCGACGCCTGCAGACGGAACCGGTTTCATTCGCGAGAATGAATTCACAAAACTTGAGATTGCCAGCATGGAAAAGATCGATTCAGGCGTTCTTTTAAAATGGAAAATAATTAAAAATTGA
- a CDS encoding thiamine pyrophosphate-dependent enzyme produces MAAGNLITDAPNTWCEGCGNFAILHSIKNIIEEFGKEGIKPEQIVLVTGIGCHAKIADYLNINTLYSLHGRAIPYATGIKIANPDLKVICCVGDGDSYAEGLEHLLFAAKRNLDITVVVHDNRVYGLTTGQYTPTSPDSYHGKSNPPDGSDLPFNPLKLMLCSGATFIGRGYTGRMDHLQDLIKKGISHRGFSFIEVIQICASFYNKSQCYDEHVYDYEGDTGDINRAFSAASEWDYNSDARIPLGLIYRAEREIFEERFSNTTSDPEDRRKAVLEYLNS; encoded by the coding sequence ATGGCTGCCGGGAACCTGATCACGGATGCCCCCAATACCTGGTGCGAGGGATGCGGCAACTTTGCAATCCTTCATTCGATAAAGAATATTATCGAAGAATTCGGGAAGGAGGGAATAAAACCCGAACAGATCGTTCTTGTTACAGGTATCGGCTGCCACGCCAAGATCGCGGACTATCTCAACATCAACACCCTCTACTCCCTGCACGGAAGGGCGATTCCTTATGCAACAGGGATCAAGATTGCGAACCCTGACCTGAAGGTCATATGCTGCGTCGGCGACGGGGATTCCTATGCGGAGGGCCTCGAACATCTTCTCTTCGCTGCAAAGAGAAACCTTGATATTACCGTAGTCGTGCATGACAACCGCGTCTACGGCCTTACCACCGGGCAGTACACGCCCACTTCACCGGACAGCTATCACGGCAAATCAAATCCCCCTGACGGGAGCGACCTGCCGTTCAATCCCCTGAAGCTGATGCTCTGTTCGGGTGCGACATTTATCGGAAGGGGGTATACCGGGAGAATGGACCATCTCCAGGACCTGATTAAGAAAGGAATATCCCACAGGGGATTTTCTTTCATCGAGGTGATCCAGATCTGTGCGAGCTTCTATAACAAATCGCAATGCTACGACGAGCATGTTTACGATTACGAGGGAGATACCGGGGATATCAACAGGGCTTTCTCAGCAGCCTCGGAGTGGGACTACAACAGCGATGCCAGAATCCCGCTCGGGCTGATATACAGGGCCGAAAGAGAGATCTTTGAAGAGAGATTCAGTAACACCACCTCTGATCCCGAAGATCGCAGGAAGGCGGTGCTTGAATACCTGAACAGTTAA
- a CDS encoding DUF2179 domain-containing protein: MIPVEVQTYVILPIFIFFARIADVSFGTLRIIFISRGLKYLAPIVGFFEISIWLMAISQVLTNMGHYSAFLAYALGFAVGNFVGILIEEKVAMGVSVIRIITQYSAFDLIEYLKSSGFRTTSTEAQGQYGSVSIIYTVIKRKQIPEVLDILKEYNPNAFYTIEDVRSAGGSFAQVAPKPVRGVGRFSRKAK; the protein is encoded by the coding sequence ATGATACCGGTGGAAGTCCAGACATACGTAATTCTGCCAATATTCATATTTTTTGCACGAATTGCTGACGTTTCTTTTGGTACGCTGAGGATCATATTCATATCAAGAGGACTAAAGTACCTGGCACCCATAGTCGGTTTTTTCGAGATCAGCATATGGCTTATGGCAATAAGCCAGGTCCTTACAAATATGGGCCACTATTCTGCATTTTTAGCTTATGCCCTTGGTTTCGCAGTAGGTAACTTTGTAGGCATACTTATCGAAGAAAAAGTGGCGATGGGGGTCTCGGTTATAAGAATAATTACCCAGTATTCGGCCTTTGATCTTATAGAATACCTCAAGAGTTCGGGGTTCAGGACCACAAGCACCGAAGCACAGGGCCAGTACGGCAGCGTTTCAATAATCTATACGGTAATTAAAAGAAAACAGATTCCCGAGGTTCTTGACATACTTAAAGAATACAATCCCAATGCATTCTATACAATAGAGGATGTCAGGAGTGCCGGCGGTTCGTTTGCCCAGGTGGCGCCCAAACCGGTAAGAGGAGTCGGCAGATTTTCAAGAAAAGCCAAATAA